A genomic region of Candidatus Eremiobacteraceae bacterium contains the following coding sequences:
- the cysT gene encoding sulfate ABC transporter permease subunit CysT codes for MAPGIATIFLTAVVMIPLAAVVWRAATGGVGGFVEAVTSPEALAALRLTLVASVGVCVVNAIFGTIVAWVLVRDDFFGKPIVNAIIDLPFALPTIVAGLTLLALYGPRSPLGVHLAYTQLGVGLALLFVTLPFVVRSVQPVLMELDKETEEAAASLGASRLTIFYRIVLPALVPSLLSGMSLAFARSMGEFGSVVLMTGNIPFKTEVASVYIFGQIESGDVSGAAALSVVLLALAVIVIAVVAGLRKKVGHGG; via the coding sequence ATGGCGCCGGGCATCGCGACCATATTCCTGACCGCCGTCGTGATGATCCCGCTCGCCGCTGTCGTCTGGCGTGCGGCAACCGGAGGCGTCGGTGGATTCGTCGAGGCGGTCACGAGCCCCGAGGCGCTTGCGGCCTTGCGCCTCACGCTCGTCGCATCGGTCGGCGTGTGCGTCGTCAACGCGATCTTCGGCACGATCGTCGCTTGGGTGCTCGTTCGCGACGACTTTTTCGGCAAGCCCATCGTCAACGCGATCATCGACCTGCCTTTCGCGCTTCCGACGATCGTCGCCGGGCTGACGCTGCTGGCTTTGTACGGCCCGCGCAGTCCGCTCGGCGTGCATCTCGCCTACACGCAGCTCGGCGTCGGCTTGGCGCTGCTGTTCGTCACGCTGCCATTCGTCGTGCGCTCGGTCCAGCCGGTGCTCATGGAACTCGACAAAGAAACGGAGGAGGCCGCCGCCTCGCTCGGCGCGTCGCGGCTCACGATATTCTACAGGATCGTCTTGCCGGCGCTCGTCCCGTCGCTGCTCTCGGGGATGTCGCTCGCATTCGCGCGATCCATGGGCGAGTTCGGTTCGGTCGTTCTCATGACCGGCAACATCCCGTTCAAGACGGAAGTCGCGTCGGTCTATATCTTCGGACAGATCGAGAGCGGCGACGTCTCGGGCGCGGCGGCTCTCTCCGTCGTGCTACTCGCGCTCGCCGTCATCGTGATCGCCGTCGTGGCCGGCCTACGCAAGAAGGTGGGCCATGGCGGCTAA
- a CDS encoding S-layer homology domain-containing protein has translation MAIRSLASVVAAITLCAMPAFADDNPFSDVPPSDPAYQAVMRLYEEGYLKGYPSGYFDGKRPITRYEMAILVDRVTTQIENDLQAPGGAAGVSPRDAADARLLLQEYGADIKDLKAREAALETTTSSLASTLDRAQIHLYYYLRAPGSYTETVDAFEPGGKPIKASTAITDGVSTYVTGTNARGTGIQVMRLSLSGNLDKQTSYGIRLENKNYFGQANVNGLDNLNPSITTYNDQGLLRVNYMFVRYQFLKSPVYVIGGKYRMAENQGLAFENDYYNGALIGFTGRMSGFVGFGEQGGPDLGSNSPFAYVPSGLASTGAVPHTQFAVNSHLEAQVSSHLLLGASLIDLQALPQKIWSTVKQNFESFNQPLAAGSVCVVYTVSPSQALSVEGLERLGNNPTTKQAWEDNRAVWAQYTLGSTTPVADHNYLEVGYVGTGYNSVVNNNTGLNGTPFYTGYYTAQANDRHMVYAGVNHFVNSNLRVGIEYLNWGLNVPEPLVPSSSIPNGSYMSVNDNRALFLNTQVTF, from the coding sequence ATGGCGATCAGATCGCTGGCCTCGGTGGTCGCCGCTATCACGCTCTGCGCCATGCCGGCTTTCGCCGATGACAACCCGTTTAGCGACGTGCCGCCGAGCGATCCGGCATATCAAGCAGTCATGCGCCTTTACGAAGAAGGCTACCTCAAGGGTTATCCGAGCGGGTACTTCGACGGCAAGCGCCCGATCACGCGCTACGAGATGGCCATATTGGTCGATCGGGTGACGACCCAGATCGAGAACGACCTTCAAGCGCCTGGGGGTGCTGCGGGCGTCAGCCCGCGAGACGCAGCGGACGCGCGCCTACTGCTCCAAGAGTATGGGGCCGACATAAAAGATCTCAAGGCGCGCGAGGCCGCGCTGGAAACGACGACCTCGAGTCTCGCATCGACGCTCGACCGCGCGCAGATCCATCTGTACTATTACCTGCGGGCACCGGGCTCGTACACGGAGACGGTCGATGCGTTCGAGCCGGGCGGCAAGCCGATCAAGGCGAGCACGGCGATCACGGACGGCGTGTCCACGTACGTCACGGGCACGAACGCACGGGGAACCGGGATCCAGGTCATGCGTCTGAGCCTCAGCGGAAACCTCGACAAGCAGACGAGCTACGGGATCCGGCTGGAGAACAAGAACTACTTCGGTCAGGCAAACGTGAACGGCTTGGACAACCTGAACCCGAGCATCACCACGTACAACGACCAGGGCTTGCTTCGCGTCAACTACATGTTCGTCCGATATCAGTTCCTCAAATCGCCCGTGTACGTCATCGGCGGGAAGTATCGGATGGCCGAGAATCAGGGTCTCGCCTTCGAGAACGACTACTACAACGGCGCGCTTATCGGATTCACCGGCAGGATGAGCGGCTTCGTCGGCTTCGGCGAACAAGGCGGCCCGGATCTGGGCAGCAACTCGCCGTTCGCCTACGTGCCTTCGGGGCTCGCATCGACGGGCGCGGTGCCGCACACGCAGTTCGCCGTCAACTCGCATCTCGAGGCGCAAGTCAGCTCACACCTGCTGCTCGGAGCAAGCCTCATCGACCTACAAGCGCTTCCGCAGAAGATCTGGTCGACGGTAAAACAGAACTTCGAGTCGTTCAATCAGCCGCTTGCGGCCGGATCGGTCTGCGTGGTCTACACGGTGAGCCCGTCGCAGGCGTTGAGCGTGGAAGGGCTCGAGCGACTCGGCAACAATCCGACGACGAAGCAGGCGTGGGAAGACAACCGCGCGGTCTGGGCTCAATACACGTTAGGCAGCACGACGCCGGTCGCCGACCACAACTATCTCGAGGTCGGCTACGTCGGCACCGGATACAACTCGGTCGTGAACAACAACACCGGACTCAACGGCACGCCGTTCTACACCGGCTACTACACCGCGCAAGCGAACGACCGCCACATGGTCTACGCGGGCGTCAACCACTTCGTCAACTCCAACCTCCGAGTCGGCATCGAGTATCTCAACTGGGGGCTCAACGTTCCGGAGCCACTGGTGCCGAGCAGTTCGATCCCGAACGGTTCCTACATGAGCGTCAACGACAATCGCGCGCTCTTCCTCAACACGCAGGTGACCTTCTAG
- a CDS encoding putative quinol monooxygenase, giving the protein MLVNSIHYTFAAEDADKAASILGELRDKSRKEEGVISFEVGRGQEDPNVFALWEGYRDKAARDAHFASDHFIRLVVNGIRPLAQRRDFVAVVPL; this is encoded by the coding sequence ATGCTCGTCAACTCCATTCACTACACCTTTGCTGCCGAAGATGCAGACAAAGCCGCATCGATCTTAGGAGAGCTTCGCGACAAATCGCGAAAGGAAGAGGGCGTCATTTCATTCGAGGTGGGTCGCGGTCAAGAAGACCCGAACGTGTTCGCGTTATGGGAAGGGTATCGCGATAAGGCGGCTCGCGATGCTCACTTTGCGTCCGATCATTTTATCCGTCTCGTCGTGAACGGTATTCGACCGCTTGCTCAAAGGCGCGACTTCGTGGCGGTCGTTCCCCTATGA
- a CDS encoding sulfate ABC transporter substrate-binding protein, with protein sequence MINRSSFLAAAAALVLTCAGAAGTETAPHLTLVAYSTPREAYGGIIPAFARTAAGQGVTFDQSYGASGDQSRAVEAGLPADIVAFSLEPDVTRLVKDGLVSPNWSKNAYHGIVTDSVVVIVVRAGNPKGIHGWSDLTKPGVEVITPNPFTSGGARWNVMAAYGAQITQGKSQQQAIAYLGDLFAHVAVQDKSARESMQTFVGGKGDAMLAYENEAIQAKRAGNAIDYIVPDDTILIENPVATVKGSRNALAAQAFVDFLYSPTAQNIFGGFGYRPVVESIAKTFNFPKVAHLSRISDFGGWDAVQTQFFDPHTGIVAQIEAKIGVSVGH encoded by the coding sequence ATGATCAACCGCAGCTCGTTCTTGGCAGCCGCCGCCGCCCTCGTCCTCACGTGCGCCGGAGCGGCAGGGACCGAAACGGCGCCGCATCTCACGCTCGTCGCCTATTCGACCCCCCGCGAAGCATATGGCGGCATAATCCCGGCGTTCGCGCGAACGGCCGCGGGCCAAGGCGTGACGTTCGATCAATCCTACGGCGCTTCGGGCGACCAGAGCCGAGCGGTGGAAGCGGGTCTTCCGGCCGACATCGTCGCGTTCTCCCTCGAGCCGGACGTCACGCGCCTCGTCAAGGATGGGCTCGTCTCGCCGAACTGGTCGAAAAATGCGTACCACGGCATCGTCACCGACTCGGTCGTCGTGATCGTCGTGCGCGCCGGGAACCCGAAGGGCATCCACGGCTGGAGCGACCTGACGAAGCCCGGCGTTGAGGTGATCACGCCGAACCCGTTCACCTCGGGCGGAGCTCGCTGGAACGTCATGGCGGCGTACGGGGCGCAGATCACGCAGGGCAAGTCGCAGCAACAGGCGATCGCGTATCTCGGCGACCTCTTCGCGCACGTCGCGGTCCAGGACAAGAGCGCCCGTGAGTCGATGCAGACTTTCGTCGGCGGCAAGGGCGACGCGATGCTCGCGTACGAGAACGAGGCGATACAAGCCAAACGCGCGGGCAACGCGATCGACTACATCGTCCCCGACGACACGATCCTCATCGAGAATCCGGTGGCGACCGTCAAGGGCAGCCGGAACGCGCTCGCCGCCCAGGCCTTCGTCGACTTCCTCTACTCGCCGACCGCACAGAACATCTTCGGCGGGTTCGGCTATCGCCCGGTCGTCGAGTCGATCGCGAAGACGTTCAATTTCCCGAAAGTCGCGCATCTTTCCAGGATCTCCGACTTCGGCGGCTGGGATGCCGTCCAGACCCAGTTCTTCGATCCGCATACCGGCATCGTCGCGCAGATCGAAGCGAAGATCGGCGTTTCGGTTGGTCACTAG
- a CDS encoding amylo-alpha-1,6-glucosidase — MKTLISESGAPLSYQLPDDRIAAGASLGNSAIWTQIKSNGSVERIFSNRLGANVTGSITIQYAGVGGPIVRHADHSTETTTEAGHVPLRKEAAGEFQLDPASQQHRFVLPGAIHVAETIFVPFGPIDRVGGDPPLLYQSIRLENRSRLAASLRVTAFARMCGSTPPDIEVRFDDVIGALVATSASDPTNVRVFGTTAPFARHAATSDFGSAYDPLIAKTLDGDVSATGDVLACLQSDFDLAPGDTIRFAVVTGVYASLDEARRDYTKRERGETALARTQRHLDEALAVSQVLTPDHQVNLGAAWSKVNMRRVMARYPTGLAFTNDPGASSNVVARDAVWYSIGCDHFMPAFSRAMLDMFAALQYENGKIPEYYNALDRTVEDYGLNINDDTPLFIHGVNHHYRSTGDGEWLRRIYPAVEKAARYIASQMDERGLVMCTANDPRGNAWAIAGWRNIINGYRINGAVTEINALCAAALRSTNHLAQNVGQTKKQAAWSFSAYESIRNAMERHLRNPENGLYYLNIDVDGVKHSDVTGDEIFPVLLRVCDDETGYRIVSRLNAPDFWTRAGLRTVSRDDPLYEPTAFTGLLGGVWPGLTWWYAFAAARYHPEFMVRALRSSFVHYSEASAAHNTVPGEFSEWFDGETLVNRGMRLSPWEPPRFLWAAIEGVCGFTLSPETPRINPLIPPAWRWVGLRRLPYHGEEVSYFAVRQEGKLNVFATCEVETKNDAHEYEEDITDSIVVLAANASTIALRRGSQMMIMVGNSGAQTTNAPVDLSRVVSPDKQYELRVYNSERDAWIDTTTLAGSQLQSLAVPIEVLGFRLLSLREV, encoded by the coding sequence ATGAAGACACTCATATCCGAGTCGGGCGCTCCCTTGTCGTACCAATTGCCCGACGACCGCATCGCCGCGGGCGCGTCGCTTGGCAACAGCGCGATCTGGACGCAGATCAAGAGCAATGGATCGGTCGAGCGCATCTTCTCGAACAGGCTCGGCGCCAACGTGACGGGCTCGATCACCATCCAATATGCCGGCGTCGGGGGGCCGATCGTGCGGCATGCCGACCATTCGACCGAGACGACGACTGAGGCCGGCCACGTTCCGCTTCGAAAGGAAGCGGCCGGCGAGTTCCAGCTCGACCCCGCGAGCCAACAGCATCGCTTCGTCCTCCCCGGCGCGATCCACGTCGCCGAGACGATCTTCGTGCCGTTCGGACCGATCGACCGCGTCGGCGGCGATCCGCCGCTGCTCTACCAGTCCATCAGGCTCGAGAACCGTTCTCGGCTTGCGGCATCGCTGCGCGTCACGGCCTTCGCGAGGATGTGCGGCAGCACGCCGCCCGATATCGAGGTGCGTTTCGATGACGTGATCGGCGCGCTCGTCGCGACGAGCGCGAGCGACCCGACGAACGTCCGCGTCTTCGGCACGACAGCGCCATTCGCACGACACGCCGCGACATCGGATTTCGGCAGCGCGTACGATCCGCTCATCGCGAAGACGCTCGACGGCGACGTCTCCGCGACCGGCGACGTCCTCGCATGCCTGCAATCGGACTTCGATCTCGCACCGGGCGACACGATCCGCTTCGCCGTCGTCACCGGCGTCTACGCATCGCTCGACGAGGCGCGGCGCGACTATACGAAGCGCGAGCGCGGCGAAACGGCGCTTGCGCGGACGCAGCGTCATCTCGATGAAGCGCTCGCCGTGTCGCAGGTCCTCACGCCGGACCATCAGGTCAACCTCGGCGCTGCATGGAGCAAGGTGAATATGCGCCGCGTCATGGCGCGTTACCCGACTGGCCTTGCCTTCACCAACGATCCGGGTGCGTCATCGAACGTCGTCGCGCGCGATGCCGTGTGGTACTCCATCGGCTGCGACCACTTCATGCCCGCCTTCTCACGCGCGATGCTCGATATGTTCGCAGCGCTCCAATACGAAAACGGCAAGATCCCCGAATACTACAACGCGCTCGACCGCACGGTGGAAGACTACGGGCTGAACATCAACGACGACACGCCGCTGTTCATCCATGGCGTCAACCACCACTACCGTTCGACCGGCGACGGCGAGTGGCTGCGGCGTATCTACCCAGCGGTCGAAAAGGCGGCGAGATACATCGCCTCGCAGATGGACGAGCGCGGCCTCGTCATGTGCACCGCGAACGATCCGCGCGGCAACGCATGGGCCATCGCCGGCTGGCGCAACATCATCAACGGCTACCGCATCAACGGCGCGGTGACGGAGATCAACGCGCTTTGTGCGGCCGCCCTGCGTTCGACGAACCACCTCGCGCAAAACGTCGGGCAGACCAAGAAACAAGCCGCGTGGTCGTTCTCCGCCTACGAAAGCATCCGCAACGCGATGGAGCGCCATCTCCGCAATCCGGAGAACGGCCTCTACTACCTGAACATCGACGTCGACGGCGTCAAACATTCCGACGTCACCGGCGACGAGATCTTCCCCGTCCTCCTGCGCGTCTGCGACGACGAGACGGGCTACCGCATCGTCAGCCGTTTGAACGCGCCCGATTTCTGGACGAGAGCGGGCCTGCGGACGGTCTCGCGCGACGATCCGCTCTACGAGCCGACCGCGTTCACAGGTCTGCTCGGCGGCGTGTGGCCCGGCCTCACGTGGTGGTACGCATTCGCGGCGGCGCGATACCACCCCGAATTCATGGTGCGCGCTCTGAGATCGTCCTTCGTCCACTATTCCGAGGCGAGCGCGGCGCACAACACCGTGCCGGGAGAGTTCAGCGAGTGGTTCGATGGTGAGACGCTCGTCAACCGCGGCATGCGCCTGAGCCCTTGGGAGCCGCCGCGCTTCCTATGGGCGGCGATCGAAGGTGTTTGCGGTTTCACGCTCAGCCCGGAAACGCCGCGCATCAACCCGCTCATACCGCCGGCTTGGCGATGGGTGGGATTGCGGCGGCTCCCATACCACGGCGAAGAGGTCTCCTATTTCGCAGTGCGCCAGGAAGGCAAGCTCAACGTCTTCGCGACGTGCGAGGTGGAGACGAAGAACGACGCCCACGAATACGAAGAGGACATCACCGATTCGATCGTCGTGCTCGCTGCGAACGCGTCGACGATCGCCCTTCGGCGCGGATCGCAGATGATGATCATGGTCGGCAACTCGGGTGCGCAGACGACGAACGCGCCGGTCGATCTCAGCCGCGTCGTCAGCCCGGACAAGCAGTACGAATTGCGGGTCTACAACAGCGAGCGCGACGCGTGGATCGACACGACGACGCTAGCGGGTTCCCAGCTCCAGTCGCTCGCAGTGCCGATCGAGGTGCTCGGCTTCCGGCTCTTATCGCTGCGAGAAGTGTAG
- the msrB gene encoding peptide-methionine (R)-S-oxide reductase MsrB, with the protein MSVDPKTSEKTSEKTDEQWRKELSPERYHVLREAGTEPAFTGALLHNKEAGTYTCGACGRELFKSDTKYDSGSGWPSFYDAIDDKAVVLLDDDSLGRHRIEVRCGSCGSHLGHVFDDGPQPTGQRYCMNSLALDFKKGD; encoded by the coding sequence ATGTCAGTTGATCCGAAGACCTCCGAAAAAACTTCTGAAAAGACCGATGAGCAGTGGCGCAAAGAACTGTCGCCGGAACGCTACCACGTATTGCGTGAAGCCGGCACGGAACCGGCCTTCACGGGCGCTCTGCTACACAACAAAGAAGCGGGGACGTACACGTGCGGAGCGTGCGGCCGCGAACTTTTCAAGTCCGATACGAAATACGATTCGGGATCGGGCTGGCCGAGCTTCTACGATGCCATCGATGACAAAGCCGTCGTCCTGCTCGACGACGACAGTCTCGGCAGGCATCGCATCGAAGTCCGCTGCGGCTCATGCGGTTCGCATCTCGGCCACGTCTTCGACGATGGTCCGCAGCCGACAGGACAACGTTACTGCATGAACTCGCTTGCTCTCGATTTCAAGAAGGGCGACTGA
- the cysA gene encoding sulfate ABC transporter ATP-binding protein — protein sequence MAIRTRGLTKRYGSFLALDGVDLDVPRGSLTALLGPSGSGKSTLLRLIAGLEQPDSGRIWILGDDAGTMSPQERGVGFVFQHYAAFKHMSVRDNVAFGLTVRRRGKSFIRGRVDELLSLVQLEGFADRYPSQLSGGQRQRMALARALAVEPQMLLLDEPFGALDANVRKDLRTWLRRLHDDVHVTTIFVTHDQEEAMEVADFIAVMNRGRIEQVGSPREVYESPVSEFVMKFIGPVNQVGDTFIRPHDIDIRTEATADSVEAMIDRITHIGFEVRVHLSLADGRALWAQVTRDEAEQLELGREQIVHVRPSRTRAFPPALEAAG from the coding sequence ATGGCGATCCGCACTCGTGGTCTGACGAAGCGATACGGAAGCTTCCTCGCGCTCGACGGCGTCGATCTCGACGTGCCGCGCGGCTCGCTCACTGCACTGCTTGGCCCGTCCGGCAGCGGCAAGTCGACGCTTCTGCGCCTGATCGCCGGGTTGGAGCAGCCCGATAGCGGGCGCATCTGGATTCTCGGCGACGATGCGGGCACGATGTCGCCCCAAGAACGCGGTGTCGGATTCGTCTTCCAGCACTATGCCGCTTTCAAGCACATGTCAGTGCGCGACAACGTCGCGTTCGGCCTGACGGTGCGGCGGCGCGGCAAGTCGTTCATCCGCGGGCGGGTGGACGAACTGTTGAGCCTCGTGCAGCTCGAGGGCTTCGCCGATCGCTATCCGTCGCAGCTCTCCGGCGGCCAGCGCCAACGGATGGCGCTTGCGCGTGCGCTCGCGGTCGAACCTCAGATGCTGCTGCTCGACGAGCCCTTCGGCGCGCTCGACGCCAACGTACGCAAAGATCTGCGGACGTGGTTACGACGCTTGCACGATGACGTGCACGTCACCACGATCTTCGTCACGCACGATCAGGAAGAAGCGATGGAAGTCGCCGATTTCATCGCCGTCATGAATCGAGGCCGGATCGAGCAAGTCGGCAGTCCGCGCGAGGTTTACGAGTCGCCCGTGAGCGAGTTCGTCATGAAGTTCATCGGCCCGGTCAATCAGGTCGGCGACACGTTCATCCGGCCGCATGACATCGACATCCGCACGGAGGCGACCGCCGATAGTGTCGAGGCGATGATCGATCGCATCACGCACATCGGGTTCGAAGTGCGCGTCCATCTGTCGCTCGCCGACGGCCGGGCGCTCTGGGCGCAGGTCACGCGCGATGAAGCCGAACAACTCGAACTCGGCCGCGAACAGATCGTGCACGTCCGCCCGAGCCGCACGAGAGCGTTTCCGCCGGCCCTCGAGGCAGCCGGTTAG
- a CDS encoding sulfate ABC transporter permease subunit: MAAKIALRSTALGYLALLLVLPLAVVFFNTFSSGLPAVWAALTAPDALHALWLTIAIVAIVVPANTAFGIICAIALVRSEFAGKRVLDALIDLPFAVSPVVVGLALFILYGRDSAFGAWLMSHGIHVLFSFPGLVLATIFVSVPFVVREVAPTLVEIGTDQEQAAAVLGADPWQTFFKVTLPAIRWGVVYGVVLTTARSLGEFGAVSVVSGHLAGLTQPLTLYVEDRYQAFDPVGSYTAAVVLALLAFATLAVMHWVAGKEKR, translated from the coding sequence ATGGCGGCTAAGATCGCGCTCCGGTCGACCGCGCTTGGTTATCTCGCGTTGCTCCTCGTGTTGCCGCTCGCCGTCGTTTTCTTCAACACGTTCAGTTCCGGCCTACCGGCCGTGTGGGCCGCACTCACAGCCCCGGACGCTCTTCACGCGCTCTGGCTCACGATCGCGATCGTCGCCATCGTCGTGCCGGCCAACACCGCGTTTGGCATCATCTGCGCGATCGCTCTCGTCCGCAGCGAATTCGCAGGCAAACGGGTGCTCGACGCGCTCATCGATTTGCCGTTCGCCGTGTCGCCTGTCGTCGTCGGCCTCGCGCTCTTCATCTTATACGGCCGCGACAGCGCATTCGGCGCTTGGTTGATGAGCCACGGCATTCACGTCCTTTTCTCGTTCCCCGGCTTGGTGCTCGCCACGATCTTCGTGTCGGTTCCGTTCGTCGTCCGCGAGGTCGCGCCGACGCTCGTCGAGATAGGCACCGACCAAGAACAGGCGGCCGCGGTGCTCGGCGCCGATCCGTGGCAGACCTTTTTCAAGGTCACGCTGCCGGCCATCCGTTGGGGCGTCGTCTACGGCGTCGTCCTCACGACCGCACGATCGCTCGGCGAATTCGGCGCCGTGAGCGTCGTCTCAGGACACCTTGCAGGCCTGACGCAGCCGCTGACGCTGTACGTCGAGGACCGCTATCAGGCGTTCGATCCCGTGGGAAGCTACACGGCGGCCGTGGTGCTGGCACTGCTCGCGTTTGCGACGCTCGCGGTGATGCACTGGGTCGCAGGCAAGGAGAAACGATAA
- a CDS encoding APC family permease yields the protein MAFSYLSPMVGIYSLYTLGLATGGPRYVWTIPVVVGCMTLVALVFGELSSEYPLSGALYQYGKYTVGPRYGWFIGWTYGFALLATVASVDSGVVGYVASLANTWFHTHLDPTDHLTIFVITGSFIVLSAILNSVGAKIMAHVARFGVYVESIGTFGVFLALAVHGFTQRIGFVFTTQSVEYAKSNPLGVDFGGAWWTGAALVAVLANVYIFYGFESAGDISEETVGAQRQVPKAMRNALLYGGIASFVLVLGLLLATPASGIAAVVTGGVNTILSVLPPWLQDFFLIMVIVAFFSCGTAVQGAGARVAYALARDGGLPFGDAIKRISEKHHTPVNAILVGTIIPFLFLLLVLVNPSKPVHILWFDYPANVNALYALVSFATSGIYLAFFLTVLGAFIARCRGWKPGGAFTLGTWGMPVTIGGGVYLLLMLLNIVWPSSLSSGRAVFNYGWVTLLVMTIIVGIGALYEAIARPDRAERNRPSFARPTTSP from the coding sequence GTGGCCTTTTCATACTTGAGCCCGATGGTCGGCATCTACTCGCTGTACACGCTGGGGCTCGCCACCGGCGGCCCGCGCTATGTCTGGACGATTCCCGTCGTCGTCGGGTGCATGACGCTCGTCGCGCTCGTCTTCGGCGAGCTGTCGAGCGAGTATCCATTGTCGGGGGCGCTCTATCAATACGGCAAGTACACCGTCGGCCCGCGCTACGGCTGGTTCATCGGCTGGACGTACGGATTCGCACTGCTCGCGACCGTCGCGTCGGTCGACTCGGGCGTCGTCGGTTACGTCGCATCGCTTGCGAACACGTGGTTCCACACGCATCTCGATCCGACGGACCACTTGACGATCTTCGTCATCACCGGCAGCTTCATCGTCCTGTCCGCGATATTGAACTCCGTCGGCGCCAAGATCATGGCGCACGTCGCGCGCTTCGGCGTGTACGTCGAGTCGATCGGCACGTTCGGCGTCTTTCTCGCGCTCGCCGTCCATGGCTTCACGCAGCGCATCGGCTTCGTGTTCACGACGCAAAGCGTCGAGTATGCGAAGAGCAATCCGCTCGGCGTTGACTTCGGCGGTGCCTGGTGGACCGGTGCCGCGCTCGTCGCGGTGCTCGCCAACGTCTACATCTTCTACGGCTTCGAATCGGCCGGCGACATCTCCGAGGAGACGGTCGGTGCGCAGCGGCAAGTGCCGAAGGCGATGCGCAACGCGCTCCTCTACGGAGGGATCGCATCCTTCGTACTCGTGCTCGGGCTCTTGCTAGCGACGCCGGCCTCTGGAATCGCGGCGGTCGTCACCGGCGGCGTCAACACGATTCTTTCGGTCTTGCCTCCATGGTTGCAAGACTTCTTCCTCATCATGGTCATCGTCGCGTTCTTCAGTTGCGGCACCGCGGTCCAGGGCGCGGGCGCCCGAGTCGCTTACGCGCTCGCGCGCGACGGCGGCCTGCCGTTCGGTGACGCTATCAAACGGATCTCGGAAAAGCACCACACGCCCGTGAACGCGATCCTCGTCGGCACGATAATCCCGTTTCTCTTCCTGCTGCTCGTGCTCGTGAACCCGAGCAAGCCGGTCCACATCCTGTGGTTCGACTACCCGGCGAACGTCAACGCGCTCTACGCGCTCGTCTCGTTCGCGACATCCGGCATCTACTTAGCGTTCTTCCTCACCGTCCTCGGCGCGTTCATCGCGCGCTGCCGCGGCTGGAAACCGGGCGGCGCCTTCACGCTCGGCACGTGGGGCATGCCCGTTACGATCGGCGGCGGCGTCTACCTGCTGCTCATGCTGTTGAACATCGTGTGGCCGAGCTCGCTGAGCAGCGGCCGCGCCGTGTTCAACTACGGCTGGGTGACGCTGCTCGTCATGACGATCATCGTCGGCATCGGAGCGCTGTACGAGGCGATCGCGCGGCCCGACCGGGCCGAACGAAATAGGCCGAGCTTCGCTCGGCCTACTACGTCTCCATAA
- a CDS encoding NAD(P)-dependent oxidoreductase, whose protein sequence is MATIAFCGIGLMGAPMAGRLRKAGHMVRVWNRTPAKAAKWAEEGGVACKTPADAADPASEIHLMLANDDAVDHALFDNDGALKTLPQGSLVVDHSTVSMIATGPRAQRVKSGGWRYLHAPVLAGPTNVADGEGLMIVAGDRGVYDASKSRLEEIIVRQWYVGEAEQDAASLKLMANSMLVNITQALAEFFALGRACGIAPERALELFDHFDPGRTIKIRGPRMAHGDYTPAFQASMAAKDVDLMVQAARQGGADVPGLELVLHRLLRLIKSGRGDLDLSALGLVAVAPAAGQNGSASGDG, encoded by the coding sequence ATGGCCACCATCGCATTCTGCGGCATCGGGTTGATGGGCGCCCCGATGGCCGGACGGCTGCGCAAGGCCGGACATATGGTCCGCGTGTGGAACCGCACGCCTGCGAAGGCCGCGAAATGGGCGGAAGAAGGCGGCGTCGCTTGCAAAACGCCGGCTGACGCCGCTGATCCCGCCTCCGAGATCCATCTCATGCTCGCGAATGACGACGCAGTCGATCACGCGCTCTTCGACAACGACGGTGCGCTCAAGACGCTCCCCCAAGGCTCGCTCGTCGTCGACCACAGCACGGTATCGATGATCGCGACGGGTCCGCGCGCGCAGCGCGTCAAGTCGGGGGGTTGGCGTTACCTGCACGCGCCGGTGCTGGCCGGGCCGACCAACGTCGCCGACGGCGAAGGGTTGATGATCGTCGCCGGGGATCGAGGCGTCTACGATGCGAGCAAGTCGAGGCTCGAAGAGATCATCGTCCGGCAATGGTATGTCGGCGAGGCCGAGCAAGATGCCGCCTCGCTCAAGCTCATGGCGAACTCGATGCTCGTCAACATCACGCAGGCGCTCGCCGAGTTCTTCGCCCTTGGCCGTGCGTGCGGCATCGCGCCGGAACGCGCGCTCGAACTGTTCGATCATTTCGATCCCGGACGGACGATCAAGATCCGCGGACCGCGCATGGCGCACGGCGACTACACGCCGGCATTCCAAGCGTCGATGGCCGCAAAGGACGTCGACCTCATGGTACAGGCAGCGCGACAAGGCGGCGCCGATGTGCCCGGCCTCGAGCTCGTCCTCCATCGGCTGCTGCGTCTCATCAAGAGCGGACGCGGCGACCTCGACCTGAGCGCGCTCGGACTCGTCGCCGTCGCACCCGCCGCCGGTCAGAACGGAAGTGCGAGCGGAGACGGCTAG